A section of the Streptomyces sp. NBC_00178 genome encodes:
- a CDS encoding MTH1187 family thiamine-binding protein gives MIVAFSVSPLGVGEDVGEYVADAVRVVRESGLPNRTDAMFTSIEGEWDEVMDVVKRAVAAVEARAGRVSLVLKADIRPGVTDGLTSKVETVERHLAG, from the coding sequence ATGATCGTCGCCTTCTCCGTCAGCCCGCTGGGCGTGGGCGAGGACGTCGGCGAGTACGTCGCCGACGCCGTGCGCGTCGTCCGCGAGTCCGGGCTGCCCAACCGCACGGACGCGATGTTCACCTCGATCGAGGGCGAGTGGGACGAGGTGATGGACGTGGTGAAGCGCGCCGTCGCGGCCGTCGAAGCCCGCGCCGGCCGCGTCTCGCTGGTGCTCAAGGCCGACATCCGGCCCGGCGTGACCGACGGTCTGACGTCCAAGGTCGAGACGGTGGAACGCCACCTCGCCGGCTGA
- a CDS encoding glycosyl transferase has protein sequence MPTEGHDHDNRSGPAGPPAGPPAGHRDAHAVGDGRTAGLLLAASAPALTGLLALAPVLQARRPALLVAVCSLALVALVNAVLTVRAVRDVREPVRETPEPGYAVAYLATYAPGREPLSAVRAVLEGAVRLRHPGPLDVWLLDEGDDPEARMLCAELGVHHFTRRGVPEWNQAGGPHEAGAEHGNHNAWIAKHGDDYGLLACAAPGHVPHPGFLERTTGWFRDADTAFVVGPRAEGADAAHRALVQCAGNHHGAPLLSGSGVVVRVEALRGAGGFRAPATGDIAAGLEMHRRHNPLTGRHWRSVHSADAPAAREVPGARRDPSPGLRRTLLPLYGKALFRVPAGRLLGYTLLLLHRPVTVVGWALCALTWLLFPATAWAALTLPAALAPTAVRSLARLRERRRLEARGREALPLTEAERAPAATAGTPAPGS, from the coding sequence ATGCCGACGGAGGGGCACGACCACGACAACCGCAGCGGCCCCGCGGGACCGCCCGCCGGGCCGCCGGCGGGGCACCGGGACGCGCACGCCGTGGGGGACGGCCGCACCGCGGGGCTGCTCCTGGCGGCTTCCGCCCCCGCGCTCACCGGCCTGCTCGCACTCGCCCCCGTCCTCCAGGCGCGGCGCCCCGCACTGCTCGTGGCCGTCTGCTCGCTCGCCCTGGTCGCCCTGGTCAACGCGGTCCTGACCGTCCGGGCCGTCCGGGACGTCCGGGAGCCGGTCCGCGAGACGCCCGAACCCGGGTACGCGGTCGCCTACCTGGCCACGTACGCACCGGGACGGGAGCCCCTCTCCGCGGTGCGGGCGGTCCTGGAGGGCGCCGTCCGGCTGCGGCACCCCGGGCCGCTGGACGTCTGGCTGCTCGACGAGGGGGACGATCCCGAGGCGAGGATGCTCTGCGCGGAACTCGGCGTGCACCACTTCACCCGCCGCGGGGTGCCCGAGTGGAACCAGGCCGGGGGGCCGCACGAGGCCGGTGCGGAGCACGGCAACCACAACGCGTGGATCGCCAAGCACGGCGACGACTACGGCCTCCTCGCCTGCGCGGCCCCCGGTCACGTGCCGCACCCGGGCTTCCTGGAACGCACGACCGGCTGGTTCCGGGACGCCGACACCGCCTTCGTGGTGGGACCGCGGGCCGAGGGCGCCGACGCCGCCCACCGGGCGCTGGTCCAGTGCGCGGGCAACCACCACGGGGCGCCCCTGCTGTCCGGCTCCGGCGTCGTCGTACGCGTCGAGGCGCTGCGCGGGGCGGGCGGGTTCCGGGCCCCGGCCACCGGCGACATCGCGGCCGGGCTGGAGATGCACCGCCGGCACAACCCGCTCACCGGACGCCACTGGCGTTCCGTCCACAGCGCGGACGCGCCGGCCGCCCGAGAGGTGCCGGGGGCGCGCCGGGACCCGTCGCCCGGGCTCCGCAGGACACTGCTGCCGCTGTACGGGAAGGCGCTGTTCCGGGTGCCCGCCGGCCGGCTCCTGGGCTACACCCTGCTCCTCCTCCACCGCCCGGTGACGGTCGTCGGCTGGGCGCTCTGCGCGCTGACCTGGCTGCTCTTCCCGGCGACGGCCTGGGCCGCGCTCACCCTGCCCGCCGCCCTGGCGCCGACCGCCGTACGCTCCCTCGCGCGCCTGCGGGAGCGCCGCCGCCTGGAGGCCCGCGGCCGTGAGGCGCTGCCCCTCACGGAGGCCGAGCGCGCCCCCGCCGCCACCGCGGGCACTCCCGCGCCGGGCAGCTGA
- a CDS encoding AIM24 family protein produces MFRLQGSKTLAVDLTGDAVKAKNGSMVAYDGRMDFKKMSGGGEGIRGMVTRRLTGEQMVMMEVKGQGTCYFADRASEINLVSLHGDKLYVEASNLLATDAGLRTGTTFTGLRGGASGNGLFTTTVEGTGQAAIMSDGSAVVLRVTPQYPLNVDPGAYIAHQGRLQQHFQSGVNFRTLMGEGSGESFQIRFEGEGLVYVQPSERNTVGGDV; encoded by the coding sequence ATGTTCCGACTCCAAGGCAGCAAGACGCTGGCCGTCGACCTGACAGGCGATGCCGTCAAGGCGAAGAACGGCTCGATGGTCGCGTACGACGGCCGGATGGACTTCAAGAAGATGTCCGGCGGCGGTGAGGGCATCCGCGGCATGGTGACCCGCCGCCTGACCGGCGAGCAGATGGTGATGATGGAGGTGAAGGGGCAGGGGACCTGCTATTTCGCCGACCGCGCGAGTGAGATCAACCTCGTCTCGTTGCACGGCGACAAGCTGTACGTCGAGGCCAGCAACCTGCTGGCCACGGACGCCGGGCTGCGCACCGGCACGACCTTCACCGGCCTGCGCGGCGGGGCGAGCGGCAACGGCCTGTTCACCACCACCGTCGAGGGGACCGGCCAGGCGGCGATCATGTCGGACGGCTCGGCCGTGGTGCTCCGGGTGACCCCGCAGTACCCGCTGAACGTCGATCCCGGCGCCTACATCGCCCACCAGGGCAGGCTCCAGCAGCACTTCCAGTCCGGCGTGAACTTCCGGACGCTCATGGGCGAGGGCTCCGGGGAGTCCTTCCAGATCCGCTTCGAGGGCGAGGGCCTCGTGTACGT
- a CDS encoding ArsR/SmtB family transcription factor — protein MPFHLHFDEHDLLRCRFALSPLWETQAAVRLLARPGAHGHHLPWLRRIREDAAALDLTPLWLLMPDGGHNPDFICPPPVGPTTTFEEEIAGVRGTDPLVARDDIALALAGRPDRPAGERMLADPVRAVRELADLLERAWRVMVEPHWPRLRSLLEADIAYHSRRLAEVGFERLLGEISPRLRWTDSTLTVAGTRGNHTRVLGGQGLVLMPSAFVWPDVVGGHEPPWQPAVIYPARGIGGLWTPAGDRTPDALARLLGRARADVLCALDEPAGTSALAHRLALAPSSVSAHLSVLRAAGLLTSRRYGHQVLYERTPLGIALAGQEA, from the coding sequence TTGCCGTTCCATCTGCACTTCGACGAGCACGACCTGCTGCGCTGCCGCTTCGCCCTCTCGCCGCTGTGGGAGACCCAGGCGGCCGTGCGACTGCTGGCCCGTCCGGGAGCGCACGGCCACCACCTGCCCTGGCTGCGCCGCATCCGCGAGGACGCTGCGGCCCTCGACCTCACCCCGCTGTGGCTGCTCATGCCGGACGGCGGCCACAACCCCGACTTCATCTGCCCGCCGCCCGTCGGCCCCACGACCACCTTCGAGGAGGAGATCGCCGGGGTACGCGGCACCGATCCGCTGGTCGCCCGCGACGACATCGCACTGGCCCTGGCAGGGCGGCCGGACCGCCCCGCCGGTGAGCGGATGCTCGCCGACCCGGTGCGGGCGGTACGGGAGCTCGCCGACCTGCTGGAGCGGGCCTGGCGGGTCATGGTCGAGCCGCACTGGCCCCGGCTGCGCTCCCTGCTGGAGGCGGACATCGCCTACCACTCGCGGCGTCTCGCCGAGGTCGGCTTCGAGCGCCTGCTCGGTGAGATCAGCCCGCGGCTGCGATGGACGGACTCGACGCTGACGGTGGCCGGCACCAGGGGGAACCACACCCGGGTGCTCGGCGGCCAGGGGCTCGTCCTGATGCCCAGCGCCTTCGTCTGGCCCGACGTGGTCGGCGGCCACGAACCGCCCTGGCAGCCGGCCGTGATCTACCCCGCGCGGGGGATCGGCGGCCTGTGGACCCCGGCGGGCGACCGGACGCCCGACGCGCTCGCCCGTCTGCTGGGCCGGGCACGCGCGGACGTGCTGTGCGCGCTCGACGAACCCGCCGGTACCAGCGCCCTCGCGCACCGGCTGGCCCTCGCCCCCTCCTCCGTCTCGGCGCATCTGTCGGTACTGCGCGCGGCGGGTCTGCTCACCTCACGGCGCTACGGCCACCAGGTGCTGTACGAGCGCACGCCGCTCGGCATCGCGCTGGCCGGCCAGGAGGCCTGA
- a CDS encoding DUF3817 domain-containing protein, with protein MKRSVLTRYRVMAYVTAVMLLILCVCMIFKYGFDTGEGLTLVVSQIHGVLYIIYLIFAFDLGSKAKWPVGKLLWVLISGTIPTAAFFVERKVVREVEPLITDGSPQAVKA; from the coding sequence ATGAAACGCAGTGTGCTGACCCGCTACCGGGTGATGGCCTACGTCACCGCCGTCATGCTGTTGATCCTGTGCGTGTGCATGATCTTCAAGTACGGCTTCGACACCGGTGAGGGTCTGACGCTCGTCGTCTCGCAGATCCACGGTGTCCTCTACATCATCTACCTGATCTTCGCCTTCGACCTCGGTTCCAAGGCGAAGTGGCCGGTCGGCAAGCTGCTCTGGGTGCTGATCTCCGGCACGATCCCGACCGCCGCGTTCTTCGTCGAGCGCAAGGTGGTCCGGGAGGTGGAGCCGCTGATCACCGACGGCTCCCCGCAGGCCGTCAAGGCCTGA
- a CDS encoding MFS transporter produces the protein MPSDTTTPAGTPRDESTADTPSTGPVPPPRSADYRAVFAVREFRAVFAAHLLSLLGVVVGELALTVLVYDLTGSPLLSALTFALGFLPYIVGGTLLAGVADRYPARRVLVTCDLICAGCVAVMVLPGTSVGLLLALRCLVAAVAPVFTGTRTAALTDILGDGPLYVLGRSLLRLVSQSALLIGFGAGGVLLAALSPRGAITVTVATFLCSAALLRLGTEARPARSGGDVGGTLLKESLAGARAVLGDRGVRGLLLLFWVPAFFVVAPEALAAPYADAIGAGPAALGLMMCAMAVGHIGAEIFAGTALGPRARSRIVLPVAVVGLLPLVLYAFRPGTAGAVVVLVLAGTGAAYVIGLDQWFVQAVPEHLRGRAMTLLTAGLMTVQGLGMALAGLAAEFFPVHQVVAASGAVGAVTTLLLAVEVRRTRIRYRSARRA, from the coding sequence ATGCCGAGCGACACCACCACCCCGGCGGGCACACCCCGCGACGAGTCCACCGCCGACACCCCGTCCACCGGTCCCGTACCGCCCCCGCGGTCCGCGGACTACCGCGCCGTGTTCGCCGTGCGGGAGTTCCGGGCGGTGTTCGCCGCCCATCTGCTCTCCCTCCTCGGCGTCGTCGTCGGCGAGCTCGCGCTCACCGTGCTCGTCTACGACCTCACCGGCTCGCCGCTGCTGTCCGCCCTGACCTTCGCGCTCGGTTTCCTGCCGTACATCGTGGGCGGAACCCTCCTTGCCGGCGTCGCGGACCGCTACCCCGCCCGGCGGGTGCTCGTCACCTGCGACCTGATCTGCGCCGGATGCGTCGCCGTCATGGTGCTCCCGGGGACCTCCGTCGGCCTGCTCCTCGCGCTGCGCTGCCTGGTCGCCGCCGTGGCGCCCGTCTTCACGGGGACCCGTACGGCCGCCCTCACGGACATCCTCGGCGACGGCCCGCTCTACGTCCTCGGCCGGTCACTGCTGCGCCTGGTCTCGCAGAGCGCCCTGCTCATCGGCTTCGGCGCGGGCGGGGTCCTGCTCGCCGCGCTGTCCCCGCGCGGGGCGATCACCGTCACCGTGGCCACGTTCCTTTGCTCAGCGGCCCTGCTGCGCCTGGGTACCGAGGCCAGGCCCGCCCGCTCGGGAGGGGACGTGGGCGGCACGCTGCTGAAGGAGTCGCTCGCCGGGGCGCGCGCCGTCCTCGGCGACCGCGGGGTGAGGGGGCTGCTGCTCCTGTTCTGGGTGCCCGCGTTCTTCGTGGTGGCCCCGGAGGCGCTCGCGGCCCCGTACGCGGACGCGATCGGCGCGGGACCGGCGGCGCTCGGGCTGATGATGTGCGCGATGGCCGTCGGCCACATCGGTGCGGAGATCTTCGCGGGGACAGCCCTCGGGCCCCGTGCCCGCTCCAGGATCGTGCTGCCGGTCGCCGTCGTGGGCCTGCTGCCCCTCGTGCTGTACGCGTTCCGCCCGGGGACGGCCGGGGCCGTCGTGGTCCTCGTGCTGGCGGGCACGGGGGCCGCGTACGTCATCGGGCTCGACCAGTGGTTCGTCCAGGCGGTCCCCGAACACCTCAGGGGCCGGGCGATGACCCTGCTCACCGCGGGCCTGATGACGGTCCAGGGGCTCGGCATGGCCCTGGCGGGACTGGCGGCGGAGTTCTTCCCGGTCCACCAGGTGGTGGCCGCCTCGGGGGCCGTGGGCGCCGTGACGACGCTGCTGCTCGCCGTGGAGGTCCGTAGAACACGCATCCGGTACCGAAGTGCGAGACGGGCATGA
- a CDS encoding acyl-CoA mutase large subunit family protein, whose amino-acid sequence MDAHEIEEGRRRWQARFDKARKRDADFSTLSGDPVEPVYGPRPGDAYEGFERIGWPGEYPFTRGLHPTGYRGRTWTIRQFAGFGNAEQTNARYKTILANGGGGLSVAFDMPTLMGRDSDDARALGEVGHCGVAIDSAADMEVLFRDIPLGDVTTSMTISGPAVPVFCMYLVAAERQGIDPAVLNGTLQTDIFKEYIAQKEWLFQPEPHLRLIGDLMEHCARDIPAYKPLSVSGYHIREAGATAAQELAYTLADGFGYVELGLSRGLDVDTFAPGLSFFFDAHLDFFEEIAKFRAARRIWARWMKETYGAKTDKAQWLRFHTQTAGVSLTAQQPYNNVVRTAVEALSAVLGGTNSLHTNALDETLALPSEQAAEIALRTQQVLMEETGVANVADPLGGSWYVEQLTDRIEADAEKIFEQIKERGTRAHPDGKHPIGPMTSGILRGIEDGWFTGEIAESAFRYQQSLEKGEKRVVGVNVHHGSVTGDLEILRVSHEVERDQVSELATRKQGRDDARVRKALDAMLASARDGSNMIAPMLEAVRAEATLGEICGVLREEWGVYTEPPGF is encoded by the coding sequence ATGGACGCTCACGAGATCGAGGAAGGCCGCCGACGCTGGCAGGCCCGTTTCGACAAGGCCCGCAAGCGCGACGCGGACTTCAGCACGCTCTCCGGCGACCCGGTGGAGCCCGTGTACGGGCCCCGCCCCGGCGACGCGTACGAAGGATTCGAACGGATCGGCTGGCCCGGCGAGTACCCCTTCACCCGGGGACTCCACCCCACCGGATACCGGGGCCGCACCTGGACCATCCGCCAGTTCGCCGGCTTCGGCAACGCCGAGCAGACCAACGCGCGCTACAAGACCATCCTGGCCAACGGCGGCGGCGGACTCAGCGTCGCCTTCGACATGCCGACCCTGATGGGACGCGACTCCGACGACGCCCGCGCGCTGGGCGAGGTCGGCCACTGCGGTGTCGCCATCGACTCGGCCGCCGACATGGAGGTCCTCTTCCGGGACATCCCGCTCGGCGACGTCACGACCTCGATGACGATCAGCGGGCCCGCCGTCCCCGTCTTCTGCATGTACCTCGTCGCCGCGGAGCGCCAGGGCATCGACCCCGCCGTGCTGAACGGCACGCTCCAGACCGACATCTTCAAGGAGTACATCGCCCAGAAGGAGTGGCTCTTCCAGCCCGAGCCCCACCTGCGCCTCATCGGCGACCTGATGGAGCACTGCGCCCGCGACATCCCCGCCTACAAGCCGCTCTCGGTCTCCGGCTACCACATCCGCGAGGCCGGGGCCACGGCCGCGCAGGAGCTCGCGTACACCCTCGCCGACGGCTTCGGCTACGTCGAGCTGGGCCTGTCCCGCGGTCTCGACGTCGACACCTTCGCCCCCGGGCTGTCCTTCTTCTTCGACGCGCACCTCGACTTCTTCGAGGAGATCGCCAAGTTCCGCGCGGCCCGCCGTATCTGGGCGCGCTGGATGAAGGAGACGTACGGCGCGAAGACCGACAAGGCGCAGTGGCTCCGCTTCCACACCCAGACCGCCGGTGTCTCGCTCACGGCCCAGCAGCCGTACAACAACGTCGTGCGCACCGCGGTGGAGGCGCTCTCCGCCGTCCTCGGCGGGACCAACTCGCTGCACACCAACGCCCTGGACGAGACCCTCGCCCTCCCCTCCGAGCAGGCGGCCGAGATCGCGCTGCGCACCCAGCAGGTGCTCATGGAGGAGACCGGCGTCGCCAACGTCGCGGACCCGCTCGGTGGTTCCTGGTACGTCGAGCAGCTCACCGACCGGATCGAGGCCGACGCCGAGAAGATCTTCGAGCAGATCAAGGAGCGCGGCACCCGGGCCCACCCGGACGGCAAGCACCCCATCGGGCCGATGACCTCGGGCATCCTGCGCGGCATCGAGGACGGCTGGTTCACCGGCGAGATCGCCGAGTCGGCCTTCCGGTACCAGCAGTCCCTGGAGAAGGGCGAGAAGCGCGTCGTCGGCGTCAACGTCCACCACGGGTCCGTCACGGGCGACCTGGAGATCCTGCGGGTCAGCCACGAGGTGGAGCGCGACCAGGTGAGCGAGCTCGCCACGCGCAAGCAGGGCCGCGACGACGCCCGGGTCCGCAAGGCGCTGGACGCGATGCTGGCCTCGGCGCGGGACGGTTCGAACATGATCGCGCCGATGCTGGAGGCGGTACGGGCGGAGGCGACGCTGGGCGAGATCTGCGGAGTGCTGCGCGAGGAGTGGGGCGTCTACACCGAGCCGCCCGGCTTCTGA
- a CDS encoding MarR family winged helix-turn-helix transcriptional regulator, with protein sequence MPKPLSLPFDPIARAEELWHRRWGPVPSMGAITSIMRAQQILLAEVDAVVKPYGLTFARYEALVLLTFSQAGELPMSKIGERLMVHPTSVTNTVDRLVRSGLVAKRPNPNDGRGTLASITDKGREVVEAASADLMAMDFGLGAYDDEECAEIFAMLRPLRVAAQDFEDR encoded by the coding sequence GTGCCGAAGCCGCTCAGCCTCCCTTTCGACCCCATCGCCCGTGCAGAGGAACTCTGGCACCGACGCTGGGGGCCGGTGCCCTCGATGGGCGCGATCACCTCGATCATGCGGGCGCAGCAGATCCTGCTGGCCGAGGTGGACGCGGTGGTGAAGCCGTACGGTCTGACCTTCGCCCGTTACGAGGCACTGGTCCTGCTCACCTTCTCGCAGGCCGGTGAGCTGCCCATGTCCAAGATCGGCGAGCGTCTGATGGTGCACCCGACGTCCGTGACGAACACCGTCGACCGGCTGGTGCGCTCGGGCCTCGTCGCCAAGCGGCCGAACCCCAACGACGGGCGCGGAACCCTCGCCTCCATCACGGACAAGGGCCGCGAGGTCGTCGAGGCGGCCAGCGCGGACCTGATGGCGATGGACTTCGGACTCGGGGCGTACGACGACGAGGAGTGCGCCGAGATCTTCGCGATGCTGCGCCCGCTGCGGGTGGCCGCGCAGGACTTCGAGGACAGGTAG
- a CDS encoding DUF3817 domain-containing protein has product MDIKTASALHRLRLISLPEALSFPALLIFGSLLMRVSDIDFLMPPLGALHGILFTIYVIFLVDVWVKAKWPLKRVGLFFLLAVVPFGGLYGEKLLKKYEADGVIAARARAEGKVNA; this is encoded by the coding sequence GTGGACATCAAGACCGCTTCCGCCCTGCACCGGCTGCGCCTCATCTCGCTTCCCGAAGCGCTCTCCTTCCCGGCGCTGCTCATCTTCGGCTCGCTGCTCATGCGGGTCTCGGACATCGACTTCCTGATGCCGCCCCTCGGGGCGCTGCACGGCATCCTGTTCACGATCTACGTGATCTTCCTCGTGGACGTCTGGGTCAAGGCCAAGTGGCCGCTCAAGCGCGTCGGCCTGTTCTTCCTCCTCGCGGTCGTGCCGTTCGGCGGGCTCTACGGCGAGAAGCTGCTCAAGAAGTACGAGGCCGACGGCGTGATCGCCGCCCGCGCCCGCGCCGAGGGCAAGGTGAACGCATGA